The Fictibacillus phosphorivorans genomic sequence ACCTTTTTTCCCTGTACAAGCATTTGCATTTCCAGAGTTTACAATGATCGCTTGAAGCTTTCCCTCTTGAGAGATGCTATTTTGAGTAACTTTTAACGGAGCTGCCTGTATTTGGTTCGTTGTATAAACACCTGCCGCGTTAGCCGGCGTTATACTATATAACAAACCTAAGTCGAGCTTTTTATGTTTAACCCCACAATGAATGCCACTTGCGTAAAATCCTTTTGGCGTCGCGATGTTAATACCTGTTATCTTCTGAATAGGCGCTTTTATTGCCTGCATCTATCTGCCTCCTCTAGTTAAGGGAACATTGGTGAAGCTTCTAATCCCTTCGTTTCTTCCATTCCGAACATCACATTCATATTTTGAACCGCTTGACCTGCCGCTCCTTTTAATAGATTGTCAATACAAGAGACCACTGTAATTCGATTTGTTCGCTCATCGACGGCAAACGTTACATCGCAAAAATTGGATCCATAGACTTGCTTTGTAAACAGATTAGCTTTTTCCCTATGAACTCTAACGAAATATTCGCTGTCATAATAAGAGTCAAAGATTTCTTTAATGGATTCAGAGGTAACTGAATCTGTGAGCTCTGCATACATCGTAGTCATGATTCCCCTTGTCATCGGAACGAGATGGGTATGAAATGTGATTTTCGTTTCTGAACCCGTACACGTCTGAATCGTTTGCTCGATCTCAGGAGTGTGTTGATGTTGATGGATTTTGTAAATGCTTAAACTGTCGTTCGCTTGTGTAAAGTGAGTCCCTTTGCCTGGCGTGGCACCCGCTCCAGAGATTCCGCTCTTTGCATCAATCACAAGAGAAGCTGGATGGATCACCTTTTCTTTTAATAATGGCAGAATGCCTATAAGTGCTGCGGTAGGAAAACATCCAGGGTTCGCGATCAGCTTCCCGTTTTGTACCTCTTCTCTCTTCCATTCTGTTAATCCGTAGACCGCATCATTCACGAGGGTTTGTGGAGGAGGTTCTTTTTTGTACCACGCTCGATAGGTGTCAGCATCTTTTATTCTATAGTCTCCTGCTAGATCGATGATCTTCAAATTCTCATCAACGAGCGAAGGAAGGATCTCCGTTGAAATCCCACTCGGTGCAGAGGAAAACACGATATCTAATCCATCACTGGGCAGTTCTTTCATTGACCTCAGCTCCTGATCTTGAACATGAGAGAGATGCTGAATTTCTTCAGAAAGCTCTTTACCTGCTCTAGAGGATGAATAGAGAAGAACTTCGGTTATCTCTGTATGTGCAGATAGCAGCCGGAAGAGTTCCATACCGCCATATCCGGTCACACCAATAATTCCTGCTCTCATTCCATCACTCCTTAAATAAGTTATGGTTCATTATAGGACTGTATAAAAATTAATTCAATAGTATATTTATAAATAATTTAATTTTAATAAAAAAACTGACTTTTGGGGTATGCGAAGTTACCTCTAAAGTCAGTCTTATAAAAATGGTTTTATTGTCTTAAGAATCCACCTTCTGAATGGATAATCTGTCCGG encodes the following:
- the argC gene encoding N-acetyl-gamma-glutamyl-phosphate reductase is translated as MRAGIIGVTGYGGMELFRLLSAHTEITEVLLYSSSRAGKELSEEIQHLSHVQDQELRSMKELPSDGLDIVFSSAPSGISTEILPSLVDENLKIIDLAGDYRIKDADTYRAWYKKEPPPQTLVNDAVYGLTEWKREEVQNGKLIANPGCFPTAALIGILPLLKEKVIHPASLVIDAKSGISGAGATPGKGTHFTQANDSLSIYKIHQHQHTPEIEQTIQTCTGSETKITFHTHLVPMTRGIMTTMYAELTDSVTSESIKEIFDSYYDSEYFVRVHREKANLFTKQVYGSNFCDVTFAVDERTNRITVVSCIDNLLKGAAGQAVQNMNVMFGMEETKGLEASPMFP